Proteins found in one Arachis stenosperma cultivar V10309 chromosome 8, arast.V10309.gnm1.PFL2, whole genome shotgun sequence genomic segment:
- the LOC130945446 gene encoding heparanase-like protein 3, producing the protein MKVLSASSLLVLSAKGYTGDKENLGKYEQVYFRAKVIFGLNALAGRTLQSGSAVGPWNSSNAESFICYTVRKNYSIAGWEFGNELCGSGVGANVSADQYASDIAALRNIFHDVYRGIRHKPLIIAPGGFYDANWFQEFINKSGKSVDVVSHHIYNLGAGVDEHLIERILDPSYLDGVASTFSGLKNILQKSATKAKAWVGEAGGTYNNGHHLVSDAFVYSFWYLDQLGMSTVYDTRTYCRQSVVGENYDLLNTSTFMPNPDYYSCLPDPQDPQLDSSRIVF; encoded by the exons ATGAAGGTTTTGTCAGCCTCTTCCCTTCTTGTTTTGTCAGCTAAG GGATACACTGGTGACAAAGAGAATTTGGGAAAATACGAACAG GTATATTTCAGGGCTAAGGTTATCTTTGGATTGAATGCTCTTGCTGGAAGAACATTACAATCTGGTTCTGCAGTTGGACCATGGAACTCTTCCAATGCCGAATCTTTTATCTGTTATACTGTAAGAAAGAATTACAGCATTGCTGGTTGGGAATTTG GCAATGAATTGTGCGGGAGTGGAGTTGGAGCAAATGTTTCTGCAGATCAATATGCTTCTGATATTGCTGCATTAAGAAACATATTTCATGATGTATATAGAGGGATCAGGCATAAGCCACTGATCATTGCTCCCGGTGGCTTCTATGATGCAAACTGGTTCCAGGAATTTATAAACAAATCTGGTAAATCTGTTGATGTGGTATCTCACCACATATATAACCTTGGAGC AGGAGTTGATGAGCACCTAATTGAAAGAATTCTTGATCCATCATATCTTGATGGAGTGGCTAGCACATTCAGTGGCCTCAAAAACATACTTCAAAAATCAGCAACCAAAGCAAAAGCATGGGTTGGTGAGGCAGGAGGGACTTACAACAATGGCCACCATCTTGTGTCTGATGCATTTGTCTACAGCTTCTG GTATTTGGATCAGCTTGGAATGTCAACAGTTTATGACaccagaacatactgcagacaGAGTGTGGTTGGAGAAAACTATGATTTACTAAACACTTCTACTTTTATGCCAAATCCAGATTATTATAG TTGCTTGCCAGATCCGCAAGATCCGCAATTGGATTCAAGTAGGATAGTCTTTTAA
- the LOC130943963 gene encoding ethylene-responsive transcription factor RAP2-13, translating into MAAMMDFYSNTQLQYSDPFRGSELMEVLEPFIKSSSTTPSPSPSTSPSPPSSTSSPSTSYPSSFYFQSSSPSPCLPPQQPCFLSNGLPMTQNLLGFGTQPTSTTSTTSLLGLNHLTPSQINQIQAQIQIQAQPWQTQHLNSCVSFLGPKPIPMKHVGSTASKPTKLYRGVRQRHWGKWVAEIRLPKNRTRLWLGTFDTAEEAALAYDKAAYKLRGDFARLNFPNLRHNGSSVGGDFGEYKPLHSSVDAKLQAICEGLAEMQKQGKTEKTKRSKAGAAGSKAAVSKPAAEDVKACCKVEELAASPPESDGGSSEDSSPLSDLTFGDVDDVGDNFNLQKFPSYEIDWDSL; encoded by the coding sequence atggcAGCAATGATGGATTTCTACAGCAACACACAGCTTCAGTACTCAGATCCCTTTAGAGGTAGTGAGTTAATGGAAGTTCTTGAACCTTTTATTAAGAGTTCTTCCACAACACCCTCACCTTCACCTTCaacttctccttctcctccttcttcaaCTTCATCTCCTTCTACCTCTTACCCTTCTTCTTTCTACTTCcaatcttcttctccttctccttgtcTCCCTCCCCAACAACCCTGTTTCTTGTCCAACGGTTTACCCATGACCCAAAACTTGTTGGGATTCGGGACACAACCAACTTCAACTACTTCaacaacttctcttcttggacTGAACCACCTAACCCCGTCACAGATCAATCAGATCCAGGCCCAAATACAGATCCAGGCCCAACCATGGCAAACACAGCACCTCAACTCCTGTGTTAGCTTCCTTGGGCCGAAGCCCATCCCGATGAAGCACGTGGGGTCAACAGCTTCAAAGCCCACGAAGCTTTACAGAGGGGTGAGGCAGAGGCACTGGGGAAAGTGGGTGGCTGAGATCAGACTCCCCAAGAACCGTACAAGGCTCTGGCTCGGAACCTTCGACACCGCAGAAGAGGCTGCTTTGGCTTACGACAAAGCCGCTTACAAGCTCCGCGGCGACTTTGCCAGACTCAACTTCCCTAACCTCCGTCACAACGGCTCCTCCGTCGGCGGTGACTTCGGCGAGTACAAGCCGCTTCACTCCTCTGTCGACGCAAAGCTTCAGGCCATATGCGAAGGCCTCGCGGAGATGCAGAAGCAGGGAAAGACGGAGAAGACGAAGCGGTCCAAAGCAGGCGCTGCTGGTTCCAAAGCTGCGGTTTCTAAGCCGGCGGCGGAGGACGTGAAGGCTTGTTGCAAAGTGGAAGAACTCGCAGCGTCGCCGCCCGAGAGCGATGGTGGTTCGTCGGAGGATTCTTCGCCGCTGTCAGATCTGACGTTTGGTGATGTTGATGACGTTGGGGATAATTTTAATCTTCAGAAGTTCCCTTCGTATGAGATTGATTGGGATTCTCTGTGA